In Prevotella sp. HUN102, the genomic window TGCTGACCGAGGGCGACCAGTTTCCGTTCGGCGAAGAGCGGCGGCTGTTCTACGTTGCTATCACGAGGGCAAAGACGAAGACCATCGTGCTTTACGACAGGCGTTTCCCATCCGTATTCGTAGACGAGTTTCTGCATCCCGAGAAAATTACGGAAGAGAGCTATGCCAAGCATCGGAATGCAAACAAGCGATGGACGGGCAAGTCAGATCAATTTCTCTTAAAGCTCCATAGAGAGGGTAGGAGCGTGAAGTATATTTCTAACAAAATGGGCAGAAGCCAGACCTCCGTCATTATGCGATTGGGGAAACTCATTCAGTAGTATTTCCTTGTTTTCTTTCCTTCTCGTCAATCTTTCCTTCATTATATATACTGGAGAATAGTTATAATCTTTGAAGGATTGTTCCTCGTCAGTTCCGTAATTCTCGCAACCAATGGGGTAAGCCGGCGTAATTGACGGAACAATGGCTCACGCAGATTTCGCAAATCACGCGAATACATAGAATAAAACTATTGATAGAAATATAAATATCTGAAAATCAGGTAATAATCTTGTGTTTTTAAACGTGCGAAAAACGCATTTCGTTCTTCGCAAGAATGCAGGGCAATCGTGCGAAGAATAGCGTGCGTTTTTCGCAAGATTGGAATGAGGCGGCGAATCAATGGGGCAAAATCTGCGGGAAACCGTCTCACGCAAATCTCGCAGATTGCGCAAATCAATCAAAACAAAGTCTGTGATATCTGAAAGAAATAAGGCTCTCACAGATGGCACAGATACACAGATTTTATATTATAATATACTTCCACAGAGAAAACCAAGTTTTCAAGGATGGCACAGATTATCTTTGCAACAATCTGCGACAATACGCAATAAAACACCTATACCCAATCTGCATCTGACCTTCATCTGACCTTTGCCATCAACGTTCTGTGTTATCGTTGGAGGCCTGCCTCCTTTGTGGGCAAAAACAATATCTGTGGCTCTGTGCAATCTGTGAGAGATAAATACTTTCTGCAAATAAATGATAAATAAATCAGCGTAATCTGCGCCATCTGCGAGAAACCGTCTCACGCAAATCTCGCAGATTACGCAAATCATTCAAAACAAAGTCTGTGATATTTGTAAGAAATAATGCTCTCACAGATGGCGCAGATACACAGAATTTATTTTATAATATACTGCCACAGAGAAAACAAAGTTTTCAAGGATGGCACAGATTATCTTTGCAACAATCTGCGACAATACGCAATAAAACACCTATACCCAATCTGCATCTGACCTTCATCTGACCTTTGCCATCAACGTTCTGTGTTATCGTTGGAGGCCTGCCTCCTCTGTGGGCAAAAACAATATCTGTGGCTCTGTGCAATCTGTGAGAGATAAATACTTTCTGCAAATAAATGATAAATAAATCAGCGTAATCTGCGCTATCTGCGAGAAGCCGTCTCACGCAAATTTCGCAGATTACGCGATGGTGTCAATGCTCTTATCCCATAGTCGGGGGCGTGTTTCTCAGTTGAAAACGAGGCGGAAGGTGGTGAGGGCGGAGTCTTTTTCGGACAGCAGCACGAGCGAGCCGTTGCTCACACGCATAATCTGCCGGGAGATGGAGAGGCCGATGCCGCTTCCCTCGGCCTTGGTGGTGAAGAAGGGGACGAAGATGTGGGACGCTACTTCCTCCGAAATCCTCGGACCGTCGTTGGAGATGTCTATTACCACCGATTCCTGTTCGTCGCTGTAAGCCCGGATGATGATTCTTCCGTTGAGGGAAACGGCTTCGGCGGCATTCTTCAGAATGTTGCTTACCACACGGCTGATGAGTCCCTCGTCAGCATAGACGAGCAGGTCCTTCGGCTCCACGTGGAGTTCCACTCTCACGTCCCCGGTCAATATCGGATGGACGAGGCTCGCCATCCGCTCGAGGAAGGGGCGCACATAGAACAAGTCGGGCTTGGGTGCAGGCACGTGGGTGAACTTCCGGTAGTTCTCAACGAACTGAATCAGCTCCTTGCCCGTCTGGTTTATCACGCTCAGGCCGTCGTGCTGCTCGCCCTGCGAGTTCTTCAGGAGCGTGTCGCTGAGCGAGATAATCGGCGTTACGGTGTTCATAATCTCGTGCGTGAGCACACGGATGAGCTTCACCCAACTGTCTATTTCCTGATTGGCAAGCTCGCCCTTGATGTCGCTGAACCCTATGATGCGCACCGAGCGTCCTTTCAGCACGGTATGCGTCTCGCGGGTGGAGAATCCCGACAGCAGGTCCTTGATTTTATTGACGTGCGAGATCACGTCCATCCTCAGCAGATCGCGTGCCGCCTGATTGCTGCGGAGCACCACTCCCCGCTCTTTCTCTATGACGAGGATACCCGTTTCCACGGAGTCCATAATCAGCTCGAAGTATTTCTCGCGCTCTATCTGCTCGTCGCGGGCGTGCTGGAGAATGTCTTTCACACGGTTGAGCGAGGCGTTCAGCAGCCATTCGCCGCCCTTCGCGGTGTCTTCGGGGAAACGGAACGAATAGTCGCCGCTGTCGAGGGCGTCGAACAGGAACGACACCTTGCGCACGCTGCGCCTGTAATGGAGCCACAGCCTGACGTATGCCGCCGCCATTGCGAGGAGCAGGACAATGAGTATGATAACTTCCGTCTTCATTCCTTACAGTCCGTAACGTTTTATCTTGTTATACAATGTCTGGCGCGTGATGCCGAGCTTGAACGCCACCTGCGACAGGTTGCCGTCGCAGTCGTGTATGGTCTTCTCTATGAGCCGCTGCTCCATCTCGTCGAGCGTCTGCACTTCGTCCATCGGCTTTGCCTTCTGCGCATCCTGACCGTCTATGTCGTTTGCGTCAATCACGCTGCCGCTGCTCAGAATCACGGCCTTTTCCACGGCGTGCTGAAGCTCGCGTATGTTGCCGTACCACGGCAGTGAGTTGATTTTTTCTTCTGCCTCGGCGGAGAAATTCATTTCCGGCTTGTTGTACATATTGGCATAACGGCCGAGGAAGATCCGTGCTAAGGCTGCCACGTCGCCCTTCCGCTCGCGCAATGGCGGCAGATGCAGATGAATGGTGTTGATGCGGTAGAGCAGGTCTTCGCGGAACCTGCCCTCCTTTACCATCAGTTGCAGGTCGCAGTTGGTGGCGCACACGAGCCTTACGTCGATGGGTATCTGCGTGCTTCCTCCCACTCTCACGATGCTTCTGCGCTGCAATGCCGTGAGCAGTTTTGCCTGAAGGGCATACCCGAGGTTTCCTATTTCGTCGAGAAAGAGCGTGCTTCCCTCTGCAAGTTCAAATTTTCCGGGCTTGTCGGCCTTTGCATCTGTGAACGCTCCCTTGACGTGTCCGAAGAGTTCGCTCTCGAAAAGCGTCTCCGTGATGGCTCCCATATCAATGGGCATCATCTGCCTTGCGCTCCTGTTCGACAGCCGGTGTATCTCGTTGGCCAATACCTCCTTGCCCGTACCGTTCTCTCCCGTAATGAGTATGTTGGCATCGGTGGCCGAAACCTTCTCCACCATCAGCCGCAGGTTCTCCATCACGGCCGACGAACCCCAGAACATCGTGCTCTCCCTGCCGCCGGCATCTGCCGTTCCGCTGCCTTTCTTCGTTTTCTCATAGGCTTTCGACAGCGTTTCCGTGAGTTTCTCATTGTCGAACGGCTTAACGATGAAGTCGGCAGCCCCTTCCTTAATGCCTGTTACGGCGAGTTCTATGTCGGCGTATGCCGTGAAGAGCACCACCTCGGTTGCCGGCCGTGCCTTCTTTATTTCGCGCAGCCAGTAGAGTCCCTCGTTTCCGTTGTTTATTCCGCTGTGGAAATTCATATCCAGCAGCACCACGTCGGGTCTGTCCTCCCTCAGCCGTGTGGGTATGTTTGCAGGACTGGCAATGGCCACAATGTTCTGAAAAACATTCTCCAGCAGCATCTTCACTGTGGTAAGGATATTCCTGTTGTCGTCAGCGATAAGTATTGTGCCTTGTTTCATAATATTGCAAAGATATTCTTTTTTCTCAAAAGCGTCAAGCCTATGTCGGAAAAAAACGTGCTCCCTCTGATTTTTGCTCCCTCGATTTGCGTAATCTGCGGGATTTGTGTGAGTTTTTTTCTTGCAGATGTTGCGGATTTTATTTTGATGGATTTGCGCAATCTGCGACATCTGCGGGAAATTGTCTCACGCTGATTTCGCAGATTACGCTGATTCATTTTTTATTTGTTTGTGGGATTGGCGTGAACGGCGAATGGGATGTATTTATCTCTCACGGATTTCACGGATGCACAGATATTGTTTTTTCCCACAGAGAAGGCAGGGCTCCAAAGATGGCACGGATTCTTTTGGCAGAATATTATGATGAAGTTCTATGGCGTCGGGAATCTGTGTCATCCTTGAAAACTTTGTTTTCTCTGTGAGAGTATATTATAAAATGAAATCTGTGTATCTGTGCCATTTGTGAGAGATACTTGCTTTGCGTAATCTGCGTAATCTGCGAGAAACAACCTCACGCTGATTTCGCAGATAACGCAGATTTTAAAATATAATGAATGAGGAAAAAGTTTGAGCGTAAATAAATATTTTATACATTTGCAGCGTTAGATATCAATCCGGTATTCATCAAGAATAAGTTTAGAAAGCACGATATGGCATATCTGTTAGGATTTTCACTTGTCAGCCTGTTTTGCCTGTACGCTGTATATCAGTACAAAGGACGCAAGAATCATTTAGGCTTGTATATAGCTGTTATAATAGGTGTGTTGGCATTGTTGTCCCCTTTCATACTTTATGCGCCACAAATCAGCGGCGATGAGAGGATTTTCATCAAGGACGATACTCTTTTTATAAACGGTCCTTATTCCAAGACTATTCCAAGACGGGAGATTGCAAGTCTGCAAACGGTTGATTCCCTCCCCGATGTAGACTTGAGAACCGATGGTATATCTTTCGGGAATATAGATATAGGGCATTTCAGAACCGAGGACAATGAAGACATCTTGCTTTACCTGAACTCTTCTTCAACAAAGTTTTATTTCGTTCAAACCACCAAGGGCGAAAAGATATACCTCAATTTTAAGGATAGCAGCAAAGTCTTGAGGTTTGATAAATGATACTTGTTTTGCGTCATCTGCGTGAGGTTGTTTCTCGCAGATGCCGCAGGTTTCTATTTCTCACCCTTGATAATAGAAGATTCATTATCCGCACTATCGTTTATGCGCTTTGAAGATTCCCTGTATTTTTTACCATACGAGAGGTTCAGCGTGAGGTTTATGCGAATGAGATTCCTTGTTTCATTAAGATATTCATAGCGTTTATAGGGAGCTATGCTTGAATAGTTCTCTTGGGCGGAAATATGTTTCAGGGAAAATAGATTCAGGACATCGGCAGACAGGCCGAGCTTTTTAGTCTGATAGCCAACCGACAGCATTTGGCCGTCTTCATACCGATAGAGCGTTTCTCCCCAGAACCTGTCCTGAACATTCTTGCGGAACTGCCATCTCACAGTGAATTGCTTGTAGTATGCAGAAATCTGCCCTCCATAGTAGGGTATTGTTTTGTGGTGGGTGTATTGGTTGCCGTTGCTTTTATAGAATTTCATACCGGCATAGACCTTGAACGAAAGCAGATTGCCGAAAGGCAGACCTCCGTATTCCAGTTCCACATTGTAGTTCTGGAAATTTCGGTGGTTTTCCTGAGTTCTTACCACCTTTCCATTCTCCAGATATGTACTTTCCATAATCGGAGACTTTGAATAGGTTTGATTCAGATAGAAGGCCAATGCCGTTTTGGGGAATTTATAATTGAATACCAACGCATTATAGAAATCAACCTGCGGCTTGAGGTCAGGATTTCCTCTTTGTATCTGTATGAAATCTATTTCCTGTGAATAGTCGGAAATGGCCGACAGCGTAGGCATTATATTAGACACGGAACCCTGATAGCGAAGTTCGATTTTCGGAGAAACGGTATAGCGTATGAAAAGCGTCGGACGGACGGTAAAGGTGCTTTGCTTCTGTTCTCCCACTTGCATCCACCGCTGGTTCAGGCCGATGCCCACACGACTGTAAAGTTTGTTCCATCCCCTGCCCCATTGTGCGTAGGAGTAAAGGTTGGACAGACGCAGGGCCGTATGATGCTTCTGTGTCATATCGTTGCTGAGATAATCGTAGTCGCTTTGTGTAAACTGCTGGCTGAAGTTTGCCCCAATGGTCAGCGTGCCCCAATCCTGCCTGTTCTCATATAGTTGTGACAGCACATAGCCTTTCTGGGTCTCACGGGCATTGCTGCTGAATTGGCCGGATTTGCCTTCGCTGTCCGTCTCCTGATACAGACGGTTGTATTTTCCTTTGTTATATTGACCGGATAGACTCGCTGCATATAGCTGATTTTCTCCTATGGGCAACTGTATATATAGCTGTGAATAGGGATTTGTGGCCGATGATTTCGCATTGTCGTATAAGCTGAGGGTCGATTTCTGATAGCGCAGGTCGCTGTTCCATTCCTTGTAGGGCGCATTCTGAAGGGCAGTTCCCAGCGAAAGGTTGATTATTTTCTTGTTCTTCTGATAGTTGTAATTGAGCCGTATGTTGTGATTGTCGTATTTGAAACGTCCCGGACGTCCCAGTTCGGTTCTCGAAAGTTTCTCATCCCGTAGCTGAAAGTCCTCTTCATATTCCCTGCTGAGATGTTTCCAGTTGCGGTATGCCATATTGTAGTCTAATGCGAACTGACTGTTTCCGCGGTTGAATTTCAAGGAAATATAGTCCTCCCCGAAGCGTGTCAGAAGTCCCTGCCACAAAGAAAGGTAGGCCCTTGCGCCAACGTTGTCGTCTTTTGTTATAAAGTCCAGCACCACATCTGCATTGCCATACCGTGCTTCCGGCGTGTCGTGGTATTCAATGCGCTGTATGATGTCCGGCGACAGTGCGCTTATTTCAACGGCAGAAACCTCTCTTCCGTTGAGCAGCACTTTCACGCTTCCCCCGCCGTTCAGTGTCAGGCTTTTTGTGAGTGGATCAACATTTATCCGCGACAGGTTCATCTTGTCGAGCATAACCATAGCGTCCGGACTGTTTCTTTGAAATTCATTGGGAAAAATGCGCTTGCTTCCATTTTGAAAACTTATGCTGCTTCCCACTACGGCAACTTCGTCCAACGTGGTAAGACTGCTTTTGAGGAACATCGTCCCAATGTTCAGATCCTTCGCTATGCGGTCTATCTTTATCGTGTCAGCAGCGTATCCTATATGCGATGCAACCACATAGTAGGCGTTGTTTTTTATGAGATTCGAGAACTCGAACGTTCCTTTTTGTGTTTGTACGGCAGAAACGGCCGTATTGTCTTTTGTGTAGAGCCGTACATTGGCTTCAAGGGTGTCGGCATTTTCTATGAGGACTTTCCCCCTGATGGAATACTGGGCATTTATGTTGCTGAATGTGCAGATAGCGAATGCGAGCAAGACAAGTCGCTTCATCTTGACTATGTTTTGAACATCAAGTAGTTTTTCCATAATTATGTAAGGTCTGATTCAGAACAGAACGTTTATTCTGCTGTTTTCAATGCAATATTAATCAAAATATTTTAATTTATCAAATTTTCGGGGGGGGGAGATTGTTTAAAATTAACATTTATCTCTCTTATAATGTCAAGTTGGTTGTTTCTCACAGATTGCGCGGATTACGCTGATTCATTTTTTATTTGTTTGTGGGATTGGCGTGAACGGCGAATGGGATGTATTTGTCTCTCACGGATTTCACGGATGCACAGATATTGTTTTTCCCCACAGAGGAGGCAGGCCTTCTCTGTGGCAGCATATTATTAAAACGAAATCTGTGTATCTGTGCGCTCTGTGAGAGATTCCTGATTTGCGTAATCTGCGCAATCTGCGAGAAACAACCTCACGCTGATTTCGCAGATAACGCAGATTTCTCTAAAATCGTTCCCATTTTTTTGTTTGCGATTCCTGATTCACACCACCTGCGAGAGCCTTGAAATCTGCGGGATTCATTCTTCGCAAGAATGCAATCCGTTCTTCGCAAGATTGGCGGGCGTTTGTGCGAAGATTGCAGCGCGTTTGTGCGAAGAATGGAAAAGGGAGGAAATGAGGACGATTTTAGAGAATTGTTGGTTTGTGTTTTTATATATTTAAATAAAAGTGTGATTATTTAAAATCGGGAGGGTGGGGAGAGGAGGAATGCGTGGGAAGTGTCTAATTTATAGGCAGTGGTGTCTATTTTTTAGACACACGGGAAAAGATGCTTTTCGGATAAATATCTGATTATTAGTGAGATAAGTTTTTGGCACGCACTTGGCATTTGTTTCTGTATATGAAAAGAACTATCTACATATTGCTAATAGGGCTTGCGACGGTTCAGGGCAAGGCGCAGGAAACGTGGACGATGGACCGCTGCATCCAGTATGCCGTGGAACACGCCAACGACATCCGTCGGCAGAGAATGCAGAACGAGCAGACGGCATACGACGAGAAAACGGCGAAGATGGCGTTTCTGCCCACGGTGGGCGCACAGGTTTCGGGGCAGTACAGCTGGGGACGCAACATCGACCCGGAGACCAACACGTACAACACCATTACCACGTTCAACAACTATTACAGCATTGCGGCGGAGGTAACGCTCTTCGACGGAGGGCGGACGCTCAACGCTTTCCGACAGGCGCGCCTCGCCAGAGCCAACAGCGCGGCGCGGATAGAGAAACTTGCCGACGAGAGAGCCATACAGGTGATGACGAAATTTGTAGAAGCCATATACAATCTGAAGAGCATCAGCCTTGCTGAACGGAAACTTTCGGACAGCAAGGCTCTGCTCCTCAAAACCCGAAGGCTCTACGAACTGGGCGAGAAGGCACGCCCCGACGTGGTGCAGATGGAGAGTCAGGTGGCCGAGGACGGCTACAATCTGCTCCGTCAGCAGAACGAGGCGCGCCTGTCGCTGCTTGCGCTGAAGTCGGAAATGAACTTCCCGGCGGGGGATTCGCTCGCGCTCGACACCACGGTATATATGGATAAGGTGGCGTCCGAGACGGCCGGTGCGCTCTTCGAGAGCTTCCGGTGCGATGCGCCCGACGTGAAAAACGCACAATACGACGTGGAGAACGCCCGCTACAACTATCTCATCCAGCGTGGCGAACGGCTCCCGAGGCTCTCCTTGGGACTGGGAATCTCCACCAACTACTATAAGAATCTCTCTCGGGAGGGCCGCAGTTCAGAGGCATTCGGCCGGCAGTTGAGCAACAATCTGGGCGAATACGTCTACCTGTCGCTCTCCGTTCCCATCTTCAATCCCGCCGTCTGGCGTTCCGCCCGAAAGGCAAAGACCACTTGGCAGCAGGCACAGGTGGCACTTGAGGAGACACAGAGGAAACTCCGCGACGATATTTCGAGAGCCGTCATCGACCGCGACGGCTGCCTTGCCGAGGTGCGCCAGATGCGGAAGAAGGTGGAAGCCGACTCGGTGGCGTATCATCTGTCGCACAGGAAATACGAGGAGGGAATGCTTTCCACCTTCGACCTCCACACCTCGGCGCAGACGCTGCTGCAAAGCCGCATAAGACTGCTGCAGATGCAACTGACGCTCGGAATGAAACAACGATTGGTAAACTATTATAAAGGCAGAAAACTATGGACATCGAAATAAAGAAAAAGAAGTATCTCATACCCCGGAAGTACTGGATTTGGATTGCAGGAGGCGTGATTCTCGCGGGTGCCATCCTGTGGCTTGCGCTGAACAACGTTTCCTCCACGCTGAAAGTGGAGCGCAGGGGACTGAACATAGGCGACGTGAAGCAGGCGCAGTTCGACGACTACGTGAGCGTAGACGGCAACGTGGTGCCTATTCAGGTGGTGCAGATCTCGCCCGAGGAGGGCGGCGTGGTGCTCGAGAAGGTGGTCGAGGAAGGGCAGCACGTGGCAAAGGGACAGGTGCTCGTGCGGCTGAGCAACAGCAATCTCGACCTCGAGATACTCAATGCCGAGAGCGAGCTTGCCGAGAAGCAGAATATGCTGCGCAACACGCAGATCACGATGCAGCAGGAACAGCTCAGCACCAGCAACGAGGCGGCGCAGCTCGCAATGGACGTACAGGCCAAGAAGCGCAGCTACGGCCATCAGACCGCGCTGCACAAGGAGGAGCTGAACAGCCGTGAGGACTACCTGAAGGCGAAGGAAGACTACGAGCTTGCCGTGAAGAAGAACCGGCTCATTCGGCAGCGCATCAGCAAGGATGCACAGCTCCGCCACTCGCAGATGGACCAGATGAACGACAATCTGGCGTCGATGATGCGCAACGTGCAGCTCGTCAGGCAGCGGAAGGAACGGCTGAACGTGCGCTCGCAGATTGACGGCGAGGTGGGACAGCTCGACATAGAACTGGGACAGAGCATATCGCCGGGACAGAAAATCGGCGTGATCAACGACCTGAGCGACTACAAGGTGGAGGCGAAGGTGGACGAACACTACATAGACCGCGTGCATCAGGGTCTCACGGCCGTGTTCGAGCAGAACGGAAAGCAGTATGCCCTCACCGTGAGAAAGGTGTTTCCCGAGGTTAAGGAGGGTCGCTTCAAGATAGAATTCGTGTTCAGCGGCAACCGTCCTTCCAACATACGCACCGGACAGACCTACTACATCGACCTCAAGCTCGGCGAATCAAAGAAGGCCGTGCTCATTCCCAAGGGAACGTTTTACAGCGTTACGGGCGGAAACTGGATATTCGTGCTCGACAAGGACGGCCGGAAGGCCTACCGCCGCAACATCCGTATCGGACGCCAGAACCCCCAGTACTACGAGGTGCTCGAAGGACTGGAGCCCGGCGAGCGTGTCATAACGAGCGGCTACGAAAGCTACAAGGACAACGAAGTGCTGATTCTGAAATGATGGGAGAGGAAATGGGAGATGTGAGATGGGAAATTGAAAATGTGAGATGGGAAAAGTGAAAAGGGAAAATGCGAAAAGGGATGTGAAAGCCTTTGCAGCTCGAACTGTTGTCTTTAACTTCCTTAACTCCTTTAACTCCCTTAACTCCTTCAAATGTCTTAATTTCCTTTAACTCCTTTAACTTCCTTAACTCCCCCAATATAAAAAACATACAGATATGAAAGAGATATTCAACCTCAAATCCTACTTTACCTTCCTTTCAAGGAACAAGCTCTACACCTTCATCAATGTGTTCGGACTGAGCATTTCGCTGATGTTCGTCATTCTGATTGGCGTCTACATCTGGCAGGAGAAAGGCATCGACCGTCAGCACCGCGATGCCCACAGAATCTACACGTTGGGAATAGACTTTAAAGAAGACGGCGAGAGGGCACTGGGATTCCACCACGCGGCACTGAAACAGTTCGGAAAGCAATATCCCGAGGTGGAAAACACCTGTGGATTCGTGGTAAGCACGGTCAGGCTGAAGAAAAACGACAATTACTGCAACGTCAGCGTGATGCTTTCAGACTCCAGTCTGTTCTCCGTCTTCGACTTCCCGCTCATCGAGGGCAACAGAACCACCTGCCTGAAAGAGAAGAACAACGCCGTGATAACCGAGCATTTTGCCAACAGATGGTTCGGAACGGAGGACGCTCTCGGCAAGGAAATAGTATGGAACGACAGCATACGCTTCCGGGTTTCGGGCGTAGTGAAGAACTTCAGCAACACCATCGTGAACAAGGACGTGGAGGTCATCATCGACTTCTCGTGGAACAAGTATCTGAACCTTGCCGATACCGACGAGATGTTCCCCACAATGATAAACACCACCGGCTGCAGTGCTTTCCTGAAAGTGAGGGAAGGCACGAAAATGATGGGCAGGGAAAAGGAGTTCAAAGACTTTCTGAGCACCTTCTGGCCGACCTTTGGGAATGAATCCGACGGACTCAGCCCGATTCTCGTGCCGTTGGACGAGCTTCATTTCTCAAAGCTCGAGCCCTTCAACGAGAATCTGAACCTCGGCGACGAGCACACCGTCAGCCTGCTTTTCACGGTCGGACTTGTCATCTTGCTCTTTGCCATAATGAACTACATCAACCTCACCGTGGCGCAGGCAGGCTACCGTTCGCGCGAAATAGCCACCCGTCGGCTCTTCGGTGCCAGTCGGAAGGGTGTCGCCGTCCGACTCATCGTGGAGAGTACGCTGCTCTGCCTGCTCTCGCTTGCCGTTGCCATACTGCTCTCGCTGCTCTCTGCCCCGGCGGCCGAGCGTCTTATAGGCTGCGATATGGAAATGGAACTGCTCTGCAATCCCGTATTTGCGGGAATAGCCGTCATCGGAACGGCCGCCATAGGCTGCCTTTCGGGCATCATTCCCGCCAGCGTGATGTCGAAGGCAAAGCCCATTGAGGTTGTGAGAGGCACTTTCCGGCACAGGACAAAGATGTTCCTGAGCAAGATTTTCATCATCGTCCAGAACGTGATAACCATCGTGC contains:
- a CDS encoding PAS domain-containing sensor histidine kinase, yielding MKTEVIILIVLLLAMAAAYVRLWLHYRRSVRKVSFLFDALDSGDYSFRFPEDTAKGGEWLLNASLNRVKDILQHARDEQIEREKYFELIMDSVETGILVIEKERGVVLRSNQAARDLLRMDVISHVNKIKDLLSGFSTRETHTVLKGRSVRIIGFSDIKGELANQEIDSWVKLIRVLTHEIMNTVTPIISLSDTLLKNSQGEQHDGLSVINQTGKELIQFVENYRKFTHVPAPKPDLFYVRPFLERMASLVHPILTGDVRVELHVEPKDLLVYADEGLISRVVSNILKNAAEAVSLNGRIIIRAYSDEQESVVIDISNDGPRISEEVASHIFVPFFTTKAEGSGIGLSISRQIMRVSNGSLVLLSEKDSALTTFRLVFN
- a CDS encoding sigma-54 dependent transcriptional regulator yields the protein MKQGTILIADDNRNILTTVKMLLENVFQNIVAIASPANIPTRLREDRPDVVLLDMNFHSGINNGNEGLYWLREIKKARPATEVVLFTAYADIELAVTGIKEGAADFIVKPFDNEKLTETLSKAYEKTKKGSGTADAGGRESTMFWGSSAVMENLRLMVEKVSATDANILITGENGTGKEVLANEIHRLSNRSARQMMPIDMGAITETLFESELFGHVKGAFTDAKADKPGKFELAEGSTLFLDEIGNLGYALQAKLLTALQRRSIVRVGGSTQIPIDVRLVCATNCDLQLMVKEGRFREDLLYRINTIHLHLPPLRERKGDVAALARIFLGRYANMYNKPEMNFSAEAEEKINSLPWYGNIRELQHAVEKAVILSSGSVIDANDIDGQDAQKAKPMDEVQTLDEMEQRLIEKTIHDCDGNLSQVAFKLGITRQTLYNKIKRYGL
- a CDS encoding efflux RND transporter periplasmic adaptor subunit encodes the protein MDIEIKKKKYLIPRKYWIWIAGGVILAGAILWLALNNVSSTLKVERRGLNIGDVKQAQFDDYVSVDGNVVPIQVVQISPEEGGVVLEKVVEEGQHVAKGQVLVRLSNSNLDLEILNAESELAEKQNMLRNTQITMQQEQLSTSNEAAQLAMDVQAKKRSYGHQTALHKEELNSREDYLKAKEDYELAVKKNRLIRQRISKDAQLRHSQMDQMNDNLASMMRNVQLVRQRKERLNVRSQIDGEVGQLDIELGQSISPGQKIGVINDLSDYKVEAKVDEHYIDRVHQGLTAVFEQNGKQYALTVRKVFPEVKEGRFKIEFVFSGNRPSNIRTGQTYYIDLKLGESKKAVLIPKGTFYSVTGGNWIFVLDKDGRKAYRRNIRIGRQNPQYYEVLEGLEPGERVITSGYESYKDNEVLILK
- a CDS encoding TolC family protein — protein: MKRTIYILLIGLATVQGKAQETWTMDRCIQYAVEHANDIRRQRMQNEQTAYDEKTAKMAFLPTVGAQVSGQYSWGRNIDPETNTYNTITTFNNYYSIAAEVTLFDGGRTLNAFRQARLARANSAARIEKLADERAIQVMTKFVEAIYNLKSISLAERKLSDSKALLLKTRRLYELGEKARPDVVQMESQVAEDGYNLLRQQNEARLSLLALKSEMNFPAGDSLALDTTVYMDKVASETAGALFESFRCDAPDVKNAQYDVENARYNYLIQRGERLPRLSLGLGISTNYYKNLSREGRSSEAFGRQLSNNLGEYVYLSLSVPIFNPAVWRSARKAKTTWQQAQVALEETQRKLRDDISRAVIDRDGCLAEVRQMRKKVEADSVAYHLSHRKYEEGMLSTFDLHTSAQTLLQSRIRLLQMQLTLGMKQRLVNYYKGRKLWTSK
- a CDS encoding ABC transporter permease yields the protein MKEIFNLKSYFTFLSRNKLYTFINVFGLSISLMFVILIGVYIWQEKGIDRQHRDAHRIYTLGIDFKEDGERALGFHHAALKQFGKQYPEVENTCGFVVSTVRLKKNDNYCNVSVMLSDSSLFSVFDFPLIEGNRTTCLKEKNNAVITEHFANRWFGTEDALGKEIVWNDSIRFRVSGVVKNFSNTIVNKDVEVIIDFSWNKYLNLADTDEMFPTMINTTGCSAFLKVREGTKMMGREKEFKDFLSTFWPTFGNESDGLSPILVPLDELHFSKLEPFNENLNLGDEHTVSLLFTVGLVILLFAIMNYINLTVAQAGYRSREIATRRLFGASRKGVAVRLIVESTLLCLLSLAVAILLSLLSAPAAERLIGCDMEMELLCNPVFAGIAVIGTAAIGCLSGIIPASVMSKAKPIEVVRGTFRHRTKMFLSKIFIIVQNVITIVLLASALIMSLQMRHLTQAPLGFETQNLICLTQYHAFSGKDYRLFVERLRKLPAVSMFSASRGTPQDGGNNYTIVEKDKSYPFQLITADADFMKIYGLSLKNDLHVNHCPKVFANAAALQALRMNPSDRHLSRYYKEYGFTDSAGREAFGGTLSDLHLVNILSDSHKPLLLRIEDRVDSPWSLTIQVKGDPAEAYGEIRKLFAEVFHEELDESHPFVDKCIEQQFEKELRTAHVVSLFSLIAILISMLGLVAMSTYFIQQRNKEIALRKVFGSTGNQIRRKLIRTFLGYVGIAFLIGAPLSWFLISDWISAYSYRIVWWPWIIVSGILVVLIAIGSVAVQSYVASNENPVKHLKQE